One genomic segment of Chelonia mydas isolate rCheMyd1 chromosome 1, rCheMyd1.pri.v2, whole genome shotgun sequence includes these proteins:
- the LOC102948014 gene encoding olfactory receptor 52R1 produces the protein MQETLFCFRVGHLLTYVMSDSNTTDFTNPSTFILLGIPGLEAAHVWISIPFCAMYATAVLGNFTILFIVKMEPSLHVPMYYFLCILAITDLLLSASILPKTLSIFWFNSRDIDFSACLTQMYFLHCFLVIESGIFMAMALDRYVAICDPLRHSTILTNPVVAKIGLAVVLRGGMLILPYPFLARWWPYCRTNIILHTHCEHMAVVKLACADTRISSYYGLFVLFCVKGLDVFFITMSYIQILRAIFNLPTKEARLKTFGTCGSHLCAILAFYIPALFSSLMHRYGHNVALHFHVLIANMYLLVSPMLNPIIYGVRTKQIRDRLFSLFTHKGT, from the coding sequence ATGCAGGAGACACTGTTCTGcttcagagttggacaccttctcaCCTACgtcatgtcagattccaacacaaccgacttcaccaacccctccaccttcatcctgctgggcattcctggcctagaggcagcccatgtctggatctccatccccttctgtgccATGTACGCCACAGCcgtcttggggaacttcaccatcctgttcatcgTGAAGATGGAGCCGAGCCTCCATGTGCCCATGTATTATTTCCTCTGCATACTGGCCATCACCGACCTGCTTCTGTCTGCATCCATCCTGCCCAAAACTCTGAgtatcttctggttcaattccagggacatagatttcagtgcctgcctcacccaaaTGTACTTCCTTCACTGCTTCTTAGTGATAGAGTCTGGGATTTTCATGGCCATGGCTCtggatcgctacgtggccatctgtgatcccctgagacattccaccatcctgacaaacccCGTGGTGGCCAAGATTGGCCTGGCCGTGGTACTGCGCGGCGGCATGCTCATACTGCCCTATCCCTTCCTGGCGAGGtggtggccatattgcagaaccaataTCATACTCCACACGCATTGCGAACATATGgctgtggtgaagctggcctgtgctGACACCCGCATCAGTAGTTACTACGGCCTCTTTGTGTTATTCTGTGTGAAGGGTCTGGATGTGTTTTTTATCACCATGTCCTAtatccagatcctcagggccatcttcaacCTCCCCACAAAGGAAGCCAGGctcaagacttttgggacctgTGGTTCCCACCTCTGTGCCATCTTGGCCTTTTACATCCcagctctcttctcctctctcatGCACCGGTATGGCCACAATGTAGCCCTGCATTTCCATGTTCTCATTGCTAACATGTACCTCCTGGTTTcccccatgctaaaccccatcatctatggggtgaggaccaaacagatccgggACAGGCTGTTCAGTCTCTTTACTCATAAAGGGACCTAA